From Camelina sativa cultivar DH55 chromosome 20, Cs, whole genome shotgun sequence, the proteins below share one genomic window:
- the LOC104769530 gene encoding uncharacterized protein LOC104769530: MYLPLLYLLLLASCFTDQALGRGRGRSPPDASVDPSSRITVVGVVYCDTCSINTFSRQSYFLQGVEVHVTCRFKASSPKTAEEVNISVNRTTDRSGVYKLEIPHVDGIDCVDGIAIASQCSAKLLKTSSDNNGGCSIPVFQTATNEVSIKSKQDRVCIYSLSALSYKPSHKNTTLCGVGGKKRHHRRQKEEEAKKDKRFRDSKFFWPYLPPYWFPWPYPNMPLPTLPTLPSFPFPFLPFGNPNPALPALDWKDPTTWIPYLPRFPPGDGTR, encoded by the exons ATGTATCTTCCTCTCCTCTATCTTCTGCTTCTGGCTTCTTGCTTTACAGATCAAGCTTTAGGCCGTGGTCGTGGCCGGTCACCACCGGATGCAAGCGTGGACCCTTCTTCTCGCATCACAGTCGTCGGAGTTGTCTACTGCGACACGTGTTCTATCAACACTTTCTCAAGACAGAGCTATTTCTTACAAG GTGTGGAAGTTCACGTGACCTGTAGATTCAAAGCAAGTTCACCAAAAACAGCAGAGGAAGTGAACATATCAGTAAACAGAACAACAGACAGAAGCGGCGTTTACAAACTCGAGATCCCTCACGTCGATGGCATCGATTGCGTCGATGGAATCGCCATAGCATCTCAATGCAGCGCCAAGCTACTCAAAACCTCCTCCGACAACAACGGAGGCTGCAGCATCCCTGTTTTCCAAACCGCAACCAACGAAGTATCCATCAAATCGAAGCAAGATCGTGTCTGTATCTACAGCTTAAGCGCACTCAGCTACAAACCTTCCCATAAAAACACCACACTGTGCGGCGTTGGCGGCAAGAAGAGACATCACCGCAGacagaaagaggaagaagcaaaaaaggATAAGAGATTTAGAGATTCGAAATTCTTCTGGCCTTATCTGCCACCGTATTGGTTCCCTTGGCCATACCCTAATATGCCTTTGCCGACTCTACCAACGCTTCCATCTTTCCCTTTCCCTTTTCTACCTTTTGGAAACCCTAATCCGGCATTACCGGCACTGGACTGGAAAGATCCGACAACTTGGATACCTTATCTTCCACGTTTTCCTCCAGGAGATGGGACCAGATGA